One window from the genome of Paramisgurnus dabryanus chromosome 22, PD_genome_1.1, whole genome shotgun sequence encodes:
- the boc gene encoding brother of CDO isoform X2 — translation MSGILDWIPWERKRKVRVVCTLGALLCCLQCSVALRDVPVFTDEPLSVVQKVGGSVTLRCSALPNHVNITWRLNGRELPAGGDEELGVLVQPGSLYIPTLSNLTVGRYQCVATTSVGSSASIPANVTAAKLRDFEPDDQQEIEVDEGNTAVIECHLPESQPKAQVRYSVKQEWLETSKGNYLILPSGNLQIANATQDDEGPYKCAAYNPVTQEVKTSTSTDRLRIRRSTSEAARIIYPPASRSIMVNKGQRLVLECVASGIPTPQVTWAKDGLDLRNHNNTQFLLSNLLIDTASESDSGTYVCHADNGIGSANSATVRYDVQVFEPPQVRVELQQQDVAWGDTVRFSCQVRGKPTPTVVWLHNAQPVSPSARHRVSSQVLRVLNVGPQDDGVYQCMAENGVGSSQAATRLLTVPTVPSRSGKLPMIRPMSPDKVLREQPPLKPMATSAMLPLDCSEIRVSLADAPIILSQPRTGKADFYELTWKPRHDGGAPVLEYVIKYRKAGESPGEWITSSISGSQHKLTLTKLQPTSLYEVEMAARNCAGLGQPAMMTFRTGKWRKGGPIGAPKTPVVPPRLSPPEAPDRPTVSMATETSAYVTWIPRGNRGFPIQSFRVEYKKLRKGGGDWEAAVDNIPPSRLSVEIASLEKGTSYKFRVLAVNVLGASPPSAPSKAYTVVGSGPPNRRPVDGPYITYNEAINETTVILKWTYTPVNNTPIYGFYIFYRPTDSDNDSDYKKDVVEGDRYWHSITDLQPETAYDIKMQCFNEGGESEFGNVVILETKARPHQRTTPPETSSSRPDHLGNPVPRPGDLPYLIVGVVLGAFVFIIVAFIPICLWRVWAKQKQTLDMRFPTLAPTVSPCQYTMVPLQGLALGRPCGVDPNLAHAHTIYAPKGEYIPNGKHTMQPLPGVNQEDAGYEYESDALLPQKHPNTQSHINIYCNGVPGCPEVGCCESGDSPLQVISSSDPPQNPDSVEDNHLYTEAVHMEVEMPADFSQSTAADTGMNGFLQNAEQPELRTTLNLRRLEEPGTHDLKDG, via the exons ATGTCTGGGATATTGGATTGGATTCCTTGGGAAAGAAAGCGGAAGGTTCGAGTTGTCTGCACCCTGGGTGCACTGCTGTGCTGTTTGCAATGTAGTGTTGCATTAAGAG ATGTCCCAGTCTTCACAGATGAGCCTCTCTCTGTGGTACAAAAAGTGGGGGGCAGCGTGACCCTGCGCTGCAGTGCCCTGCCCAACCATGTCAACATAACCTGGCGGCTGAACGGTCGCGAGCTGCCAGCTGGGGGCGACGAGGAGCTCGGAGTGTTGGTGCAACCTGGCTCGCTGTACATCCCTACCCTTTCTAACCTCACCGTGGGCAGATACCAGTGTGTGGCCACCACCAGTGTCGGGTCTAGCGCTAGTATACCGGCCAACGTTACTGCTGCTA AGCTGCGAGATTTTGAGCCAGATGACCAGCAGGAGATCGAGGTAGATGAAGGAAACACAGCAGTGATCGAGTGTCATCTACCTGAAAGCCAACCTAAAGCTCAGGTCCGCTACAGTGTCAAACAGGAGTGGCTAGAGACATCTAAAG GAAATTACCTCATCCTGCCGTCAGGAAACCTTCAGATAGCCAATGCTACGCAGGACGATGAGGGTCCCTATAAATGTGCCGCCTACAACCCTGTCACCCAGGAAGTAAAAACCTCCACCTCTACCGATCGTCTACGGATACGAC GTTCGACATCCGAGGCTGCACGCATCATCTATCCGCCGGCATCCCGGTCCATAATGGTGAACAAAGGCCAGCGGCTTGTGCTCGAGTGCGTGGCCAGTGGCATTCCCACACCACAGGTCACATGGGCAAAGGATGGCCTGGACTTGCGAAATCATAACAACACACAATTTCTGCTTAGCAACCTGCTGATTGACACGGCAAGCGAGAGCGATTCGGGCACGTACGTGTGTCACGCTGACAACGGCATCGGCTCGGCTAACTCCGCTACCGTGCGGTACGACGTACAGGTGTTTG AGCCCCCACAGGTGCGTGTCGAGCTGCAGCAACAAGATGTGGCGTGGGGCGACACGGTGCGTTTCAGCTGTCAGGTGAGGGGCAAACCCACGCCCACTGTGGTGTGGCTCCACAACGCTCAGCCCGTGAGCCCATCGGCGAGGCATCGAGTGTCGTCGCAGGTGCTACGTGTGCTGAATGTTGGGCCGCAGGACGACGGCGTGTACCAGTGCATGGCGGAGAATGGCGTGGGGAGTTCCCAGGCCGCTACGAGACTCCTTACTGTCCCGACAG TGCCTTCACGGTCCGGTAAGCTACCCATGATTCGACCAATGAGCCCAGACAAGGTCTTGCGGGAACAGCCACCATTGAAGCCTATGGCCACCAGTGCAATGCTGCCTCTCGACTGCTCCGAGATCAGAGTGTCACTTGCCGATGCTCCAATTATCCTGAGCCAGCCACGCACGGGAAAGGCCGACTTCTATGAACTCACCTGGAAACCACGTCATGATGGAGGAGCACCTGTGCTGGAATATGTCATAAAATACAGAAAG GCTGGAGAATCTCCTGGTGAGTGGATCACAAGCAGTATTTCGGGCTCCCAGCACAAGCTGACTTTGACTAAACTACAGCCCACCAGTCTCTATGAAGTGGAGATGGCCGCTAGGAACTGCGCTGGACTCGGGCAGCCCGCCATGATGACTTTCAGAACAGGCAAAT GGAGAAAAGGAGGACCTATAGGGGCTCCAAAAACACCAGTGGTGCCACCCCGGCTCTCGC CTCCGGAAGCACCAGACAGGCCTACGGTCTCCATGGCGACAGAGACCTCAGCTTACGTGACGTGGATACCTCGCGGGAACCGCGGATTCCCCATCCAGTCATTCCGTGTGGAGTACAAGAAACTACGTAAAGGGGGTGGAGACTGGGAAGCGGCTGTGGATAACATCCCACCATCCCGCCTCTCAGTCGAAATCGCGAGCTTGGAGAAAG GCACATCATACAAATTCAGAGTTTTGGCTGTTAATGTGTTGGGAGCGAGTCCACCCAGTGCTCCCTCTAAAGCTTACACAGTAGTGGGCAGCGGGCCACCAAACCGACGTCCTGTTGACGGACCCTACATCACATACAACGAAGCCATTAACGAGACCACCGTTATCCTCAAGTGGACG TACACACCAGTAAATAACACTCCTATTTATGGCTTCTACATCTTCTATCGACCCACCGACAGCGACAATGATAGTGACTACAAAAAGGATGTAGTGGAAG GTGACCGATATTGGCACTCCATTACGGACCTGCAGCCCGAAACGGCTTACGACATTAAGATGCAGTGTTTCAATGAAGGAGGAGAGAGCGAGTTTGGAAATGTTGTCATCTTGGAAACTAAAG CACGCCCTCACCAGAGGACCACACCTCCCGAAACATCATCCTCCAGACCTGACCATCTTGGAAACCCTGTGCCACGGCCTGGTGATCTGCCTTACCTCATTGTGGGCGTGGTGCTAGGGGCGTTTGTTTTCATCATCGTGGCTTTCATCCCAATCTGTCTGTGGAGAGTTTGGGCCAAACAAA AACAAACCCTCGATATGCGCTTCCCAACTTTGGCACCTACAGTTTCTCCATGCCAGTACACCATGGTACCACTGCAAGGTTTGGCTCTTGGTCGGCCCTGTGGGGTAGACCCCAACTTGGCACATGCCCACACCATCTATGCTCCTAAAGGAGAATATATTCCTAATGGGAAACACACTATGCAACCCCTACCTGGAGTTAACCAG GAGGATGCTGGCTATGAGTATGAGAGTGATGCTTTGTTGCCTCAGAAACATCCCAATACACAATCGCATATCAACATTTACTGTAATGG GGTACCTGGCTGTCCTGAAGTGGGTTGCTGTGAGAGTGGTGACTCCCCATTGCAGGTCATCAGCTCATCTGATCCTCCACAAAATCCTGACTCTGTGGAGGACAATCACCTTTATACTGAAGCAGTTCACATGGAAGTGGAAATGCCTGCAG ACTTTTCCCAGTCAACTGCAGCTGATACAGGCATGAATGGGTTTCTTCAAAATGCTGAGCAACCGGAACTTAGAACAACTTTGAACTTAAGGCGACTTGAAGAACCAGGGACACATGATCTTAAAGATGGATAA
- the boc gene encoding brother of CDO isoform X1 codes for MSGILDWIPWERKRKVRVVCTLGALLCCLQCSVALREDVPVFTDEPLSVVQKVGGSVTLRCSALPNHVNITWRLNGRELPAGGDEELGVLVQPGSLYIPTLSNLTVGRYQCVATTSVGSSASIPANVTAAKLRDFEPDDQQEIEVDEGNTAVIECHLPESQPKAQVRYSVKQEWLETSKGNYLILPSGNLQIANATQDDEGPYKCAAYNPVTQEVKTSTSTDRLRIRRSTSEAARIIYPPASRSIMVNKGQRLVLECVASGIPTPQVTWAKDGLDLRNHNNTQFLLSNLLIDTASESDSGTYVCHADNGIGSANSATVRYDVQVFEPPQVRVELQQQDVAWGDTVRFSCQVRGKPTPTVVWLHNAQPVSPSARHRVSSQVLRVLNVGPQDDGVYQCMAENGVGSSQAATRLLTVPTVPSRSGKLPMIRPMSPDKVLREQPPLKPMATSAMLPLDCSEIRVSLADAPIILSQPRTGKADFYELTWKPRHDGGAPVLEYVIKYRKAGESPGEWITSSISGSQHKLTLTKLQPTSLYEVEMAARNCAGLGQPAMMTFRTGKWRKGGPIGAPKTPVVPPRLSPPEAPDRPTVSMATETSAYVTWIPRGNRGFPIQSFRVEYKKLRKGGGDWEAAVDNIPPSRLSVEIASLEKGTSYKFRVLAVNVLGASPPSAPSKAYTVVGSGPPNRRPVDGPYITYNEAINETTVILKWTYTPVNNTPIYGFYIFYRPTDSDNDSDYKKDVVEGDRYWHSITDLQPETAYDIKMQCFNEGGESEFGNVVILETKARPHQRTTPPETSSSRPDHLGNPVPRPGDLPYLIVGVVLGAFVFIIVAFIPICLWRVWAKQKQTLDMRFPTLAPTVSPCQYTMVPLQGLALGRPCGVDPNLAHAHTIYAPKGEYIPNGKHTMQPLPGVNQEDAGYEYESDALLPQKHPNTQSHINIYCNGVPGCPEVGCCESGDSPLQVISSSDPPQNPDSVEDNHLYTEAVHMEVEMPADFSQSTAADTGMNGFLQNAEQPELRTTLNLRRLEEPGTHDLKDG; via the exons ATGTCTGGGATATTGGATTGGATTCCTTGGGAAAGAAAGCGGAAGGTTCGAGTTGTCTGCACCCTGGGTGCACTGCTGTGCTGTTTGCAATGTAGTGTTGCATTAAGAG AAGATGTCCCAGTCTTCACAGATGAGCCTCTCTCTGTGGTACAAAAAGTGGGGGGCAGCGTGACCCTGCGCTGCAGTGCCCTGCCCAACCATGTCAACATAACCTGGCGGCTGAACGGTCGCGAGCTGCCAGCTGGGGGCGACGAGGAGCTCGGAGTGTTGGTGCAACCTGGCTCGCTGTACATCCCTACCCTTTCTAACCTCACCGTGGGCAGATACCAGTGTGTGGCCACCACCAGTGTCGGGTCTAGCGCTAGTATACCGGCCAACGTTACTGCTGCTA AGCTGCGAGATTTTGAGCCAGATGACCAGCAGGAGATCGAGGTAGATGAAGGAAACACAGCAGTGATCGAGTGTCATCTACCTGAAAGCCAACCTAAAGCTCAGGTCCGCTACAGTGTCAAACAGGAGTGGCTAGAGACATCTAAAG GAAATTACCTCATCCTGCCGTCAGGAAACCTTCAGATAGCCAATGCTACGCAGGACGATGAGGGTCCCTATAAATGTGCCGCCTACAACCCTGTCACCCAGGAAGTAAAAACCTCCACCTCTACCGATCGTCTACGGATACGAC GTTCGACATCCGAGGCTGCACGCATCATCTATCCGCCGGCATCCCGGTCCATAATGGTGAACAAAGGCCAGCGGCTTGTGCTCGAGTGCGTGGCCAGTGGCATTCCCACACCACAGGTCACATGGGCAAAGGATGGCCTGGACTTGCGAAATCATAACAACACACAATTTCTGCTTAGCAACCTGCTGATTGACACGGCAAGCGAGAGCGATTCGGGCACGTACGTGTGTCACGCTGACAACGGCATCGGCTCGGCTAACTCCGCTACCGTGCGGTACGACGTACAGGTGTTTG AGCCCCCACAGGTGCGTGTCGAGCTGCAGCAACAAGATGTGGCGTGGGGCGACACGGTGCGTTTCAGCTGTCAGGTGAGGGGCAAACCCACGCCCACTGTGGTGTGGCTCCACAACGCTCAGCCCGTGAGCCCATCGGCGAGGCATCGAGTGTCGTCGCAGGTGCTACGTGTGCTGAATGTTGGGCCGCAGGACGACGGCGTGTACCAGTGCATGGCGGAGAATGGCGTGGGGAGTTCCCAGGCCGCTACGAGACTCCTTACTGTCCCGACAG TGCCTTCACGGTCCGGTAAGCTACCCATGATTCGACCAATGAGCCCAGACAAGGTCTTGCGGGAACAGCCACCATTGAAGCCTATGGCCACCAGTGCAATGCTGCCTCTCGACTGCTCCGAGATCAGAGTGTCACTTGCCGATGCTCCAATTATCCTGAGCCAGCCACGCACGGGAAAGGCCGACTTCTATGAACTCACCTGGAAACCACGTCATGATGGAGGAGCACCTGTGCTGGAATATGTCATAAAATACAGAAAG GCTGGAGAATCTCCTGGTGAGTGGATCACAAGCAGTATTTCGGGCTCCCAGCACAAGCTGACTTTGACTAAACTACAGCCCACCAGTCTCTATGAAGTGGAGATGGCCGCTAGGAACTGCGCTGGACTCGGGCAGCCCGCCATGATGACTTTCAGAACAGGCAAAT GGAGAAAAGGAGGACCTATAGGGGCTCCAAAAACACCAGTGGTGCCACCCCGGCTCTCGC CTCCGGAAGCACCAGACAGGCCTACGGTCTCCATGGCGACAGAGACCTCAGCTTACGTGACGTGGATACCTCGCGGGAACCGCGGATTCCCCATCCAGTCATTCCGTGTGGAGTACAAGAAACTACGTAAAGGGGGTGGAGACTGGGAAGCGGCTGTGGATAACATCCCACCATCCCGCCTCTCAGTCGAAATCGCGAGCTTGGAGAAAG GCACATCATACAAATTCAGAGTTTTGGCTGTTAATGTGTTGGGAGCGAGTCCACCCAGTGCTCCCTCTAAAGCTTACACAGTAGTGGGCAGCGGGCCACCAAACCGACGTCCTGTTGACGGACCCTACATCACATACAACGAAGCCATTAACGAGACCACCGTTATCCTCAAGTGGACG TACACACCAGTAAATAACACTCCTATTTATGGCTTCTACATCTTCTATCGACCCACCGACAGCGACAATGATAGTGACTACAAAAAGGATGTAGTGGAAG GTGACCGATATTGGCACTCCATTACGGACCTGCAGCCCGAAACGGCTTACGACATTAAGATGCAGTGTTTCAATGAAGGAGGAGAGAGCGAGTTTGGAAATGTTGTCATCTTGGAAACTAAAG CACGCCCTCACCAGAGGACCACACCTCCCGAAACATCATCCTCCAGACCTGACCATCTTGGAAACCCTGTGCCACGGCCTGGTGATCTGCCTTACCTCATTGTGGGCGTGGTGCTAGGGGCGTTTGTTTTCATCATCGTGGCTTTCATCCCAATCTGTCTGTGGAGAGTTTGGGCCAAACAAA AACAAACCCTCGATATGCGCTTCCCAACTTTGGCACCTACAGTTTCTCCATGCCAGTACACCATGGTACCACTGCAAGGTTTGGCTCTTGGTCGGCCCTGTGGGGTAGACCCCAACTTGGCACATGCCCACACCATCTATGCTCCTAAAGGAGAATATATTCCTAATGGGAAACACACTATGCAACCCCTACCTGGAGTTAACCAG GAGGATGCTGGCTATGAGTATGAGAGTGATGCTTTGTTGCCTCAGAAACATCCCAATACACAATCGCATATCAACATTTACTGTAATGG GGTACCTGGCTGTCCTGAAGTGGGTTGCTGTGAGAGTGGTGACTCCCCATTGCAGGTCATCAGCTCATCTGATCCTCCACAAAATCCTGACTCTGTGGAGGACAATCACCTTTATACTGAAGCAGTTCACATGGAAGTGGAAATGCCTGCAG ACTTTTCCCAGTCAACTGCAGCTGATACAGGCATGAATGGGTTTCTTCAAAATGCTGAGCAACCGGAACTTAGAACAACTTTGAACTTAAGGCGACTTGAAGAACCAGGGACACATGATCTTAAAGATGGATAA